The Humulus lupulus chromosome 3, drHumLupu1.1, whole genome shotgun sequence genome window below encodes:
- the LOC133825874 gene encoding uncharacterized protein LOC133825874, whose protein sequence is MFTKLISKAATANTSQNVITLKLLIDAKKKEVIFAEAGKEFTDFLFSILRVPIGTMIRLFLTNDIGMVGTLGKLYKSLENLSENYMQSNLNKDTLLKPEDSAEDGSMTQEKLYYCSSCSNYGSDIQRANCPNCRREMSRELTYVQSSSSGADQEGGFHYKK, encoded by the coding sequence ATGTTCACCAAATTAATATCAAAAGCAGCAACAGCAAATACTAGTCAAAATGTTATTACACTCAAGCTCTTGATCGACGCAAAGAAAAAAGAGGTCATATTTGCTGAAGCAGGAAAGGAGTTTACAGATTTCCTATTCTCTATTCTACGTGTGCCAATTGGTACTATGATAAGGCTCTTCTTAACCAATGATATTGGTATGGTGGGTACCTTAGGCAAACTCTATAAAAGCTTAGAAAATCTAAGTGAAAATTACATGCAGTCTAATCTCAACAAGGATACCCTTCTCAAACCCGAGGATTCAGCCGAAGATGGCTCTATGACTCAAGAAAAGCTATACTATTGTAGCTCCTGTAGTAATTATGGAAGCGATATCCAAAGAGCCAATTGCCCTAATTGCAGACGTGAGATGAGCAGGGAGTTAACTTACGTGCAATCATCATCATCTGGGGCTGACCAGGAAGGTGGTTTCCACTATAAAAAATAA
- the LOC133821721 gene encoding uncharacterized protein LOC133821721, giving the protein METTASPNVITLKLLIDTKGKRVLFGEAGKDFVDFLFSILSMPIGTIIRLFSINDIDMVGTLAKIYQSLENLSETYIQNNVNKDTLLKPNKSSIEDDIVTPLTLANNVSTSYLKHLYSCSREFNHYSSSPCQNNKYVSDDPKAICPDCQNMMNKVLTYVPLKTSSSGAELLGGFVKGVVTYMIMDDLEVKPMSTISCIALLNTFKITEVGALEEKTVSVGIVEGLSLLKASLQTKTVLSHVFLEKGNGVTIN; this is encoded by the exons ATGGAAACTACTGCTAGTCCAAATGTTATTACACTCAAGCTTTTGATCGACACAAAAGGTAAAAGGGTCCTATTTGGCGAAGCAGGAAAGGACTTTGTAGATTTCCTCTTCTCCATTCTCTCTATGCCAATTGGCACTATCATAAGGCTCTTCTCCATCAATGATATTGATATGGTGGGTACCTTAGCTAAAATCTACCAAAGCTTAGAAAATCTTAGCGAAACTTACATCCAGAATAATGTCAATAAAGATACCCTTCTCAAACCCAACAAGTCATCAATCGAAGATGACATTGTCACCCCTCTCACCTTGGCCAATAATGTTTCCACGTCCTATCTAAAACACCTATACTCTTGTAGTCGCGAGTTTAATCATTATTCATCGTCTCCCTGCCAGAATAATAAGTATGTATCCGATGACCCAAAAGCCATTTGTCCGGATTGTCAGAATATGATGAATAAGGTGTTGACTTACGTGCCACTAAAAACTTCATCTTCTGGGGCTGAGTTGTTAGGTGGTTTTGTTAAAGGAGTGGTTACTTATATGATTATGGACGATCTTGAGGTGAAGCCTATGTCTACTATCTCATGTATTGCTTTACTTAATACCTTCAAAATCACTGAGGTTGGTGCCCTTGAGGAAAAGACAGTTTCAGTTGGTATTGTTGAG GGATTGAGTTTGTTGAAGGCTTCTCTGCAGACTAAAACAGTTCTTTCTCATGTGTTCTTGGAGAAGGGGAACGGGGTCACAATCAATTAA
- the LOC133825875 gene encoding uncharacterized protein LOC133825875: protein MFTKLISKAATANTSQNVITLKLLIDAKKKEVIFAEAGKEFTDFLFSILRLPIGTMIRLFLTNDIGMVGTLGKLYKSLENLSENYMQSNLNKDTLLKPEDSAEDGSVTQEKLYYCSFCSNYGSDIPSANCPNCRREMNRELTYVPSSSSSSSGADQEGGFVKGVVTYIIMDDLEVKPISSMAVLNSFKVTEVGAIEEKTVSVGIEFVEGITAD from the exons ATGTTCACCAAATTAATATCAAAAGCAGCAACGGCAAATACCAGTCAAAATGTTATTACACTCAAGCTTCTGATCGACGCAAAGAAAAAAGAGGTCATATTTGCTGAAGCAGGAAAGGAGTTTACAGATTTCCTCTTCTCTATTCTACGTTTGCCAATTGGTACTATGATAAGGCTCTTCTTAACCAATGATATTGGTATGGTGGGTACCTTAGGCAAACTCTACAAAAGCTTAGAAAACCTAAGTGAAAATTACATGCAGTCTAATCTCAACAAGGATACCCTTCTCAAACCCGAGGATTCAGCCGAAGATGGCTCTGTGACTCAAGAAAAGCTATACTATTGTAGCTTCTGTAGTAATTATGGAAGCGATATCCCAAGTGCCAATTGCCCTAATTGCAGACGTGAGATGAACAGGGAGTTAACTTACGtgccatcatcatcatcatcatcatctgggGCTGACCAGGAAGGTGGTTTCGTCAAAGGAGTGGTTACTTATATAATAATGGACGATCTTGAAGTGAAGCCTATCTCAAGCATGGCTGTACTTAATTCCTTCAAAGTTACAGAGGTTGGTGCTATTGAGGAAAAGACTGTTTCAGTGG GGATTGAGTTTGTTGAAGGCATCACTGCAGACTGA
- the LOC133825873 gene encoding uncharacterized protein LOC133825873 — protein sequence MWITHQPLVFINLKRVKMAVERERKWQFSEYTLKLLIDTKGKKVLFAEVGKDFIDFLFSILAMPIGTIIRLFSTNDIDMVGTLGKLYQSLENLSQIYIQSNVEKDTLLKPKLSVEGGSATLFSLTNNDTNSTEKKLYYCSYCSTTYGRDDPRGNCHRCNCSMRELTYAPAPKVGSTSSSEAELVGGFVKGVVTYMIMDDLEVKPMSTISCIALLNTFRVTEVGALEEKTVSVGIDEGLSLLKASL from the exons ATGTGGATCACTCATCAACCATTGGTTTTCATCAACCTGAAACGGGTGAAAATGGCAGTCGAGAGGGAGAGAAAATGG CAATTCTCTGAATATACACTCAAGCTTCTGATcgacacaaaggggaaaaaggTCCTATTTGCCGAAGTAGGAAAAGACTTTATCGATTTCCTCTTCTCTATTCTAGCTATGCCTATTGGGACTATCATAAGGCTCTTCTCCACCAATGATATCGATATGGTGGGTACCTTAGGCAAGCTCTACCAAAGCTTAGAAAATCTAAGCCAAATTTACATACAGTCTAATGTCGAGAAGGACACCCTTCTCAAACCCAAGTTATCAGTCGAAGGTGGCTCTGCAACCCTTTTCTCCTTGACCAATAATGATACCAATTCCACTGAGAAAAAGCTATACTATTGTAGCTACTGTTCTACTACTTATGGAAGGGATGACCCAAGAGGCAATTGCCATAGATGCAACTGTTCGATGAGGGAGTTGACCTATGCTCCAGCTCCCAAAGTGGGATCAACATCATCATCTGAGGCTGAGCTAGTAGGTGGTTTCGTTAAAGGAGTGGTTACTTATATGATTATGGACGATCTTGAGGTGAAGCCCATGTCTACTATTTCATGCATTGCTTTACTTAATACCTTCAGAGTCACTGAGGTTGGTGCTCTTGAGGAAAAGACAGTTTCAGTGGGCATTGATGAG GGATTGAGTTTGTTGAAGGCATCTCTGTGA